AGCCTAGATGACGGAGAACATAATCTTCTCAGAAACAAAGCCTTCACACAGGAAAACATAAGAAGTACAAGACTAAGCAAATGCCGAATCGTCTATTCTTAACAACACTTGAGTTATTTTTTGTGTCAAGATAATGGTAGCTGCATACAAGACTAAGCAAATGTAGCACACAATATAAATGAACGATATGTGGCAAAGTTTATAATTCCTTGTGTTTAGATATTTTTCGTCTATTCTTAACAACATTTGAGTTATTTTTCATATACgtatatacaattatttttataatttttatgagCATCTCTAACTCATTAGTATATTCAACTTTAAAGATTATaataggaaacaaaatattccaacccaattttttttctttctaaaacatatttttttttatatatttcttctaTATTTGGAGAAAATAGGATTTGTTTCTATAATAGagacatattattattttcaaaacgtTCCTTcaacttttaagttttttttttaaaattataattaaaataaatattttttgtagaaatacatttttgtataaaaatagagTCACAATTTTTATTGAcatactaattttttaaataaatctttagtttaaataatatcataattttatgaaagtcttacaaaatcaaaataaacgaatacatttcaaatttcataaaaaatgtATTAGTTGTAAACtaataatagaatatattaaatatatttttagagaaTTAAAATTCATTGAAAACAAATATATCTCTATTAGACTTTTTCCAACCCAActctacatttttaaaaattatagaaactcTACTACAGAGATTATAATTTTTCCAATGTGTGcttatatataataaagtttatatatatatatatatatatttccattATAATAGAAGaactctattatatatattttatgtataatttgGAGCAAATATtatctctataatataatatatcttttttaaaatgTGTATAAAAGGGATTAGAAAATATCTaacaaaatttctttatttcaaAAAAGATCGAATAAAAAATACACTGGAAAATATCTACAAGTTTGTCATCTACTTTATAAATTCTCGGTCTAACTCTTATCAAGGCATTTAAAAGTGATACATTCTAGTATCAACTAGCTGAAAACCTGAAAATGACATTAACTTGCTGCAACAATTTTCATTAGAAAATGTAGTATCGTTTTTGCAACGACTTCCATCTGCTCCTTTTTTTGTTCTAGTTAGAAATACTATAAAAATCAAGAACTAAAATGCTGCATGTATGTTTCTCTAATCATTATTTTGTTGCCGACTACTTAACACAAGAGCGAGACATTATCCTCAGCCAATTGAAAACTAAATTCTCTActtataattgatttttttttctccaaataGGTGAAACAGAAAGTAAgctatgaaaattaaattatgtgCCGACTCGTAGACGATTGGTTCTTtaaaaaatgactcaaaatttcaagttaaacacaaaaataaccaatgttttttttttaaattttgttttatcctATTCACCATAGAAGTTCTAgttatttacgaaaatgccattacttttttctttttcgaaaataaggcttttaccttatcatcctcatcttcaccaaATATTTACAACTTTGCCATTGACATCAATACCTCAACTACCATGAACTATCAAATTGAGAGTGTTAATGCcctaaagttttgatttttttctcatcaTTTCTCATTTCCTATCCACACAAACCACATATCTTACATTTTCTctcaaaattcatcaaaaaaactaaagattttgattacaaattatGTAAGGTTCATAACCTCACGATTCTTGGTGATTAATGAGTAGGTAGCTGTTGTGGTGAAGTTCTAGGTGATTGGAGAAACCACGCAAGTCATCTCACGAGTTCAAGGTATGAAATCGTgaactacatttttttttccagatctgttcgatgaagaagacttctaaagaagtcttctggtcaatgcacaggttagttttgcaattgactttttgtgtgtttttaatagaAGATTTCTAGGGAAATCTTCTAACTTtcctttgtaaacaaaaaatttcgaaattcCCAGTCTTCTCAGATGAACAggttacttttaaatttgaccgaagttggtcagaaatttgacttatTGTACATGACTTCCTTAGAAATCTTACTGGAGAAAACTTCTACATAAGTCTTCTTAAAGTCTTCCCTAAGTCTTCTCATTGCCGGAAGATGTCTgtgtgggttacttttgcaattgaaaaataatactaaaacatttaatatcaatgaaaaaaacatttaataaagaagtcttctataaaAGACTTTTTTAGAAGTCTTCTCGAGTTTAATTATGGGTTTTGATCAAACCTTTGCCCgcgagagaagacttctagagaagtcatccgatggaagacttctaaagaagtcttctctcgaaAGGTCAAATATAGTCAATTGTAAAAGTAAACCAGTAGACTTCTTGCGACATTGAGAAGACTTTCAGATGACTTAGgaaagacttcttttgaagtattCTCCAGGTAgacttctctagaagtcttctacaaaaagtcaaaattcTGACTAACTTCAGTCAAATTCAAAAGTAACctgtttatccgagaagacttctaaagaagttttctctgggaatttcgaaaaaaaaatcaatttcaaaaataagtcaatatttacAAAAGAAGACTTCCGAAGATGTCTTATGTAGActagacttcttaagaagtcttccttcgtaaatttgcaattgcaaaaatgacctaaatagaaggcttcttttgaagtctacacagagtagacttcttttgaagtcttccatggatgacttcaaaagaagtcttctacgtaaatatttattaaacttcaaatttatccaaaattaaaatgaatttttaatatcttcttgctaattcatgtttattagtcaatattgagACTACTGAGtcgaatttataacttaattggtgataattatgaagttacaaacattgatatttaataatgtttctaCCTAAATGGAGAAGTCTTCTATAAGTCTTCCTGATTGAAGACTTGTAGAAGACTTcataagaagtcttctctggtgattttgtttttattaagttGATGTTATGTGTTTGTGTTGTCTTCCTCATAAGATACAATTTTTAACTtccatgagatttaaaatttcaactttcacttaaaattcaattttgatcttttgtgaatttgactaaggtttcttgagaagtcttctctcttagttttagcaaattttactaagtttttgtgttgttgtgttttgttatgtgtgggtagaatgattaaaatattttttggtatgttgcatcaataactttaatgaagtcaagtacttttggcaaaacatgaacatatttaccattattttgattaacatctcttaaagtttacaaaataattcacaactaaaatattacacatacaaatcataaaaagaccataaacaaaaatattacacaGCTAGATATTATTCctcaacatagataagcttggactccacttcacatcatctctttgtaccactttggggagaagactttggaagactttctgAAGACTTTGTAAGACTTTCTGAAGACTTCGTGgaaagtcttctagcataaaatacattagaagatttcctaagaagtcttccgagagtcttccaagaattatctcagaagtcttccaaaatctgtctcagatctgaaaaatctgcatattcaaaagcattcaaatgacttcaaaatagagaagacttcaaaaataaatttttagataataaacaaaacagtcacattatgttggatctataatttttttagaatctaatatataaaacacacaaaatacatatccaaaactTATACCACTTTAGGCAGAAGAATTCGgaagacttcgtgggaagtcttctagcataaaatgcattagaagactttctaagaaggcttctgagaagtcttccgagagtcttctgagagtcttctgagaagtctttcaaagtttctcagatctggaaaaacctgcaaattcaaaaacattcaaatgacttcattaaagaaaaaaatttcaaaaaataaaaaaattatgcttacaaaataaataaaacagtcACACTATGTTGAATCTATAGCTTTTtagaatctaacatataaacacacacataaattcATATACAAAATTTAGAGATCTACCTCtgaaagagtgaaagatgagaatcatgtaatgaaaaacctacaaaaagaagataaattagtgagaagacataagaaaaagtGAGAAATGAATATAcagtttggtgttttgatgttcaaagagattagagagaggttggagagttttaaagtgttaaacattacatttttgttgcagtcatttgagaggaagaaagaaaatgtgcaaattttctttatatatggagataaaaattctaattaggttaaatatttttgacacagaagacttctggaagacttatgTAAGACTCATGAaagactttgatttaggcggaaaacctaaattattccaaaatttaggcgggaaccctaaattttacttaaatttaggcgggatgtgtcggaagacttctttttaagttttctgTGAgtcttctaaaccctaaaatcaaataactatgcaaaaacactttttaaacttaaaaaaacttagaaagtgtttaaatcaaattattagataGCTACTAAACATATATAGGTCAAtttggaaaaggaaaaaaaaatgaagataagatttcaaatctaaccctaaagatacCAACAATACTACCAATGGCTCATGAACCagtctacattcactcatctatgttgaaaataattcaatatcagataaactaaatttagatcattgaaaaatgtttattattacatgatttcaaattttaaccatgaaaatattttttataaaaaatttaaattatttttaagattaattcatgagaagactttctctggaagacttctggaagactttcggaagacttctggaagacttatggaagactcctggaagactttgatttaggcgggaaacctaaattattccaaaattagGCAGAAACCATAAATTCTACTAAATTTAGGTGGGATGTGTCTgaagacttctttttaagtCTTATGTGAGtcttctagaccctaaaatcaattaactatACAAAAAACACtttcaaacttttaaaaaaaaacttagaaagtgtttaaatcaagttattagatagttattaaacatatatgagtcaattttaaaaagaaaaaaatgaagataaaatttcagaatctaaccctaaatatacatacaatactataaatacatacaatactatgaAGGTAAGATTTCAGAATCTAACCCTAaatatacatacaatactataacatatgttaccaaaccctaaaccaatgactcatgagccaatatacattcactcatctatgttgaaaataattcaatttcagatgaactaaatttacatcattgagaaatgtttattattacatgatttcaattttttacccatcaaaatatttttaataaaattataaaattatttttaagatctactgaacgagaagacttacaaagaagtcttctctaacggagggttataatggtaaaatggaatacatgttttttgttttttcataaaAGGAgtgttgtaatttcactagacTTTTGagttaattttgcatttgattgaatttggagtacacttttgtattcaaaatcaaattttgaatcatTTTTGGCAAATTTCCCTTTGGGTAATTGCCAGTATCTCTTTTTTGAATCAGGTATTCTCTatttataattgatttttttttctccaaataGGTGAAACTCTTTGATCATCTCCTTGTTGACTGGATCGAGTTCAGTTTAATTGATGGGTTTTGTAAAAGTATGTAATTCACCTCTAACAAAAGAGTTCTATttataatgtaaaattaaaaaaatatttttcttataaaaatattataaaattcgAAAATGGGAAAGAGAAAACAATTatgaaaataagaatttattgATAACCTAACTAACAACTAAATGAAAACACAACACCAACTTCCACCGGCGTACTTTAGTTTCTTCTTTAAATGGTGCAGCTGTCTCTTTGCATTTCCCATCGTCCTTATTTCTCTCCCTCTCACTCATAAAAacttaaattcaatatttttaacatagttTCGATTGTAatactttttcatttatttatatttagtttctCTATATCTCAGAGCTTCTCCATTGATCTCTGGATCATAAAACAAGTATTCTTGTCTTGAATAATCGTCACTAGAGTTCATATATGGAACAAGATGATCAGAAAGAACCAGAAACGGTGTCATGCGGCAACAGCAAGTGCAAGAGCAAGATTGCTCCCGGAGATGATCACGATGGAGACGAAAGCAGCGGTgctaagaaaagaaagaagaagaagaagaagaagccgcaAAAGACAAGAAAACGACGAGAGCTAATGTCGTTTAGTGAGCTTCCGGAGTACATGAAGGATAACgaatatatattgaattattaCAGAGCTGAATGGTCTATTAGAGATGCTTTCTTCAGCGTCTTCAGTTTCCATAATGAGTCCCTCAACGTTTGGACGTTAGTATTATCTGTTTCAACAAAATTTATTccattttcacttttatttatttggtttctgATGTAGTGAATGTATTTTGTCTTGACAGGCATTTACTTGGTTTCATCTTATTTGTGGGACTAACCGTCGCCAACATTATGCATCACGATAAATTCTTCCCCGTGGTAAATGTCCTTTAATTATTCACAATGTCTATAATATACGTATATGTAACCAGATGTTCAGACCGAATTAATCCGAATATTCAACCactttatgaatttttcaaatgATTCAAGTGGGATGTATCTTGTAGAAATAGATGTGCCGAATTTTCTTTGATTAACTCTTTTTGGGTGGGTTCTTAGGATGGGATTTGCTCTTGATCAATGTTTCTTGTAATCAAACTTTGATGAACTTTTTAACGATATTTGAttcctataaaaaaattgtCTTTGATTAACGTTCAACTATCTTGGTTTCTAATGATTAGAGTATTTCCAATGTAAAACTCATTTAttcatttagcaaaaaaaaaacttatttattcctataaaatatagtaaaacgaaatattgagttataGAATGCTCCAACTTTACTtcatttcttgttttataatGGGGTAAGAGCATCTTCAACTCCACTCCATAATTTATTGCAAAATAGAGTGGAAAATAAAGcaatgaagaaacaaaaaaagtgaTTCTTACGgagtgattttttattttttgttcatacaCCATTTTCCACTccatttttaaagtaaattatGGAGTGTGGATGGAGATGTCCTGATAGaccaaaaagaaagatataGAGTAAATCCTATTATGAAATGAGAAATAAAATAGCGTTGTGATATTTTTACTTCGTACTctattttactctattttaaaataaaaatggaatTGGGTTGAAGATGTCCTAACCAAGGATGTACTTATTCCATGATTTTGAATCTTTGATCATCTGATGAgtatgaatataatatattggcTGTAATTTCTCTAGATATCAAATATGAACGTgaaatcaaaatgataaattagGATACACCTTTGACACTGTTACATATACAAATtacaaatatacatatattatatattatataactatattttaagaaattcaaaataatgTAGTTCTTAGATTAGAATTCAACTTAATGATAAGATATTTCGGAAAATATTAGAAATGAACTAGAGATCGATGTGAAACAGACAATGTAGACTATAACATGTTTTGATAATAAATTACAGCTTTAATAAgttcgaaattaaaataaaaatttagttcTTAAATGAGAGCTAATGATGTTATCAAATGTTGATGATTGTATAGGATGCAGTGAATCCAGGGAATGCAGCAAGATggccattcttcttcttcttaggagGCTCAATGTTCTGCCTACTCTCGAGTAGCATTTGCCACCTCTTCTGCTGCCACTCCCATAACCTTAACATCTTCCTCCTCCGCATAGACTATGCCGGTATCACCGCCATGATCATCACTTCTTTCTTCCCACCAATCTACTACATCTTCCAATGCACTCCTCGTTGGTACTTTATCTACCTCGCGGCCATCACCTCTATGGGAATCTTCACGATCATCACACTCTTCACTCCATCACTTTCCTCTCCCAAGTACCGAGGTTTCCGGGCTTTGCTCTTTGCCTCCATGGGGCTCTTCGGGATCGTGCCAGCTATCCATGCGCTTGTGGTCAACTGGGGAAACCCGCAAAGGAACGTGACGCTCTTGTACGAGCTGGGTGTGGCAGTGTTTTATCTTGTTGGGACAGGGTTCTTCGTGGGTAGAGTGCCTGAGAGGCTTAAACCGGGTTGGTTTGATCGTGTGGGGCATAGTCATCAGATCTTccatgtgtttgttttgttgggTGCTTTGTCTCACTATGCAGCTGCTCTCTTGTTCTTGGACTGGCGTGACCATGTTGGTTGTTAAACATTTATATTCGTAATTATTTTgaagattaaaaacaaattagttTGTTTGTATCATGTGGAAAAATGTAATAATTCCATTCGTTGTTTAAATTGAATTGTAATTTCATTTGTGCTGTTTTATTGACTGTGGTTTTCATAAATCAAATCTTTGCCATTGAAAAGtatttacaattatattatTCTACCTGATTagttaattttatgatttttttgtgaGCCAATTACATTACGATTAAGTTTTGGTTAAGCTTTTTCACACAATGAAAAAGTGTATATTATAAAGTCTATTTTACTTAATATAGTATAGAGTCTTCACCATGCACTTGGAGGATATTTAGTACCAAAATTTAATTCGATCACGCTAACATTTAAGTCCTCGCTTTCCTCCTTCGTAGCATTAGCATACTATGCTATGAACCAAACCCTTTTGAAGTTTCGGAAGCATATATTGTACTGGTCTCACAATGAGACACTTGGTGCAGACtgagagaaagaaaataaaagttgaTTTTGAATTGATTTTGAATTCTCTCCTAAGATATCGCTCTAACTTCTCTCCACAAAAGTCTCCGACACTCAGTTTCTCTTTCCCGGCGGCCACTGCTTCGTCGCGGTCGCTAGTCCACCgtttattttgttatgttctTCTCCTCCGTCTTCTCCGTTTTTCTGCGGTTGAGGGAGTGGCCTTCGTGAGTTTCAGATCTGGTCGCTCCAAAAGTAGATCTAGGGTTTTGCGGCGGCTGTAGTGGCTTGAGGACGGCCCTCTTCCAGCGTCGTGGTCTTCCTCTTTCTGTCTAGGGGCTCCTGGTTAATTTTCCCGAGCTTCGCTAAGGCCGCTCCGAGTACTGTGGCGGGTGCAGCACTGTCTTGCTCCTCGTTGATTTCGTCTCCTCTGGCGTTGTCTGGTGTTGTACGAGGTTGCGTGTGGAGTTGGGGCTCTAGGTTTCACCAAATCCGGTAAGCTGAATGTCTCTCTGTTAGGGTTGGAGTGCTTCCGCCGTGTTCTTCGGTGGTGGCAACGTGTGGGGCTTCTATGGTGGCGGAGGCGTCGGTCCGTCTCTCTGTGTTGCTCCGGTGGCTGCGCGGTTGTGTTAGGGTTTCACCGACGAGCTTAGGATTCGTCTTCAGTCCCAGTTTTTATCTCTGCGCCCTTCTAATCTAAGTGGCTGACAGTGGTTGTGGCCTGCTCTGTCACGTGTCTGCTCTAATAATCTCAATAGTTGTGTGTTcgtgttgtaggcacaggggggtaacccacgaattgatagaatggtggaaccaaggtttaaacctgaaaacaaagagaaccgatttttatgagtttttagagttttataatgcaaacagaaacaaatatgaatatgaatcaaaatgataatatgaataaaaacaaatagaaaagggatagattgatggagatgggatctttgttgctggatgtgtatcactctcaacaaggatcaatggatgggagatgaatgaagatggaaccggtcttgttggatgtgtatcactctcaagatcgATTAATGGATGGAGATGGGATGATGGACGCCACAAAGCTCTATGAAAGGAGGCTTTGATAAGTCAAGTTGCTCCAGAGTTGTTTCTCAcacactcaaaagacttagaacaatagttttgacaaaactagaaaaactgaataattcataatactttcaaagatgggtgattta
This genomic stretch from Brassica napus cultivar Da-Ae chromosome C9, Da-Ae, whole genome shotgun sequence harbors:
- the LOC106439491 gene encoding heptahelical transmembrane protein 1-like — its product is MEQDDQKEPETVSCGNSKCKSKIAPGDDHDGDESSGAKKRKKKKKKKPQKTRKRRELMSFSELPEYMKDNEYILNYYRAEWSIRDAFFSVFSFHNESLNVWTHLLGFILFVGLTVANIMHHDKFFPVDAVNPGNAARWPFFFFLGGSMFCLLSSSICHLFCCHSHNLNIFLLRIDYAGITAMIITSFFPPIYYIFQCTPRWYFIYLAAITSMGIFTIITLFTPSLSSPKYRGFRALLFASMGLFGIVPAIHALVVNWGNPQRNVTLLYELGVAVFYLVGTGFFVGRVPERLKPGWFDRVGHSHQIFHVFVLLGALSHYAAALLFLDWRDHVGC